One Verrucomicrobiia bacterium DNA window includes the following coding sequences:
- a CDS encoding Gfo/Idh/MocA family oxidoreductase, which translates to MAHRFMTTHKPLQLGVLGAAGILRKKNWQAIQLSGNVQLVALATRQPARTREFIAERQAAAPMTVSPEPHESYAALLADPRIEAVYLPLPTVLRKEWAIRAAEAGKHVISEKPGAVNLAELEEILTACQRNGVQFMDGVMFMHNPRLDALRPLLNADPRIGRVRRITSVFSFLGTEDFAQRNIRAQAALEPAGCLGDLGWYCLRFSLWVVHWQRPRQVSGRILAANADGVPLDFSGELRFDDDVSAGFHCSFRAAGQQWANVSGAQGALRVPDFVLPNSENPVAWEVNYQPTLKSDVDLYLDTATTAAAQEALMFRNFARQVRSGTLNNDWPAMARQTQQVMDACLASARAGGQWVAMA; encoded by the coding sequence ATGGCGCACCGCTTCATGACGACGCACAAACCACTGCAACTGGGAGTCCTTGGCGCCGCGGGCATTCTGCGCAAGAAGAACTGGCAGGCCATCCAGCTCAGCGGCAATGTTCAGTTGGTCGCCCTGGCCACGCGCCAGCCCGCCCGCACACGGGAGTTCATCGCGGAACGTCAGGCGGCGGCCCCGATGACCGTGTCGCCCGAACCCCACGAAAGTTACGCGGCCCTGCTCGCCGACCCGCGCATCGAGGCCGTGTATCTGCCGCTCCCCACCGTCCTGCGCAAGGAATGGGCCATTCGCGCCGCAGAAGCGGGCAAACACGTGATCAGCGAAAAACCCGGCGCGGTGAATCTGGCTGAGCTGGAGGAAATCCTCACGGCCTGCCAGCGCAATGGTGTGCAGTTCATGGACGGCGTGATGTTCATGCACAACCCGCGTCTCGACGCGTTGCGGCCCCTCCTGAATGCGGACCCCCGCATCGGCCGTGTGCGGCGCATCACGTCCGTGTTCAGCTTTCTGGGCACCGAAGATTTTGCGCAACGCAACATCCGCGCCCAAGCCGCCCTTGAGCCCGCGGGTTGTCTGGGCGATTTGGGCTGGTATTGCCTGCGCTTCAGCCTCTGGGTCGTGCACTGGCAGCGGCCGCGCCAGGTTTCCGGCCGTATCCTCGCCGCCAACGCCGACGGCGTGCCGTTGGATTTTTCCGGCGAATTGCGGTTCGACGATGACGTGTCGGCCGGATTTCACTGCTCCTTCCGCGCCGCCGGCCAGCAGTGGGCCAACGTCAGCGGCGCGCAAGGCGCGTTGCGCGTGCCCGACTTCGTGCTGCCCAACTCGGAGAATCCCGTCGCCTGGGAGGTGAATTATCAGCCCACGTTGAAGTCCGACGTGGACCTGTATCTGGACACGGCCACGACCGCGGCGGCGCAGGAAGCGCTGATGTTCCGCAACTTCGCCCGGCAGGTCCGCAGCGGCACGCTCAACAACGACTGGCCCGCCATGGCCCGCCAGACCCAGCAGGTCATGGATGCCTGCCTGGCCTCGGCCCGCGCGGGCGGCCAATGGGTTGCCATGGCCTGA
- a CDS encoding GlsB/YeaQ/YmgE family stress response membrane protein yields the protein MENWLWFILIGLAAGFLAGLVLKGHGFGLLGNLVVGVIGALLGGFLFGLVGLSSTNALGRLISAFVGSLVLLVVIGFVKRRGA from the coding sequence ATGGAAAACTGGCTCTGGTTCATTCTCATTGGTCTGGCCGCCGGCTTTCTCGCCGGTCTTGTCCTGAAGGGCCACGGCTTCGGACTGCTGGGCAATCTGGTGGTCGGCGTCATCGGAGCACTGCTCGGCGGGTTTCTGTTTGGGCTGGTGGGCTTGAGTTCCACGAACGCCCTCGGCAGACTCATCTCCGCCTTTGTGGGTTCGCTGGTTCTGCTGGTGGTCATCGGCTTCGTGAAACGCAGGGGCGCTTAA
- a CDS encoding DUF3185 family protein, giving the protein MMKNAIAVGLLVGGVLLIVWGHNMAQSIGGQVQNVFTGSPGDKPMYLYVGGGILCAIGVVQLLWNRK; this is encoded by the coding sequence ATGATGAAAAATGCGATTGCCGTGGGCCTGCTCGTGGGGGGCGTGCTGTTGATCGTTTGGGGCCACAACATGGCGCAGTCCATCGGCGGCCAGGTGCAGAACGTGTTCACCGGTTCGCCCGGCGACAAACCGATGTATCTCTACGTTGGCGGCGGCATCCTGTGCGCCATCGGCGTGGTGCAACTGCTGTGGAACCGGAAATGA
- a CDS encoding aldehyde dehydrogenase family protein, translating to MTMTRLDVKKTYKLCVGGKFIRSESGKSLPATSANGAFLDNYAWASRKDLRDAVGAARAAHEGWAKSSAYLKGQILYRAAEMMQGRTAELVHELSRALNVPHEVSAREVTATIDRLVHFAGWTDKYQQVFGSVNPVATSHFNFTTPEPTGVVAVLAPDEPALLGLVSAVAPVILSGNTAVVLASEKHPLPALTLAEIIATSDLPGGVINLLAGKRAELAPHVASHMDINAVVDATGDAALGATLQGGTALNLKRYAARALAPEEWFTARAEDPYWILDTVEMKTAWHPIGI from the coding sequence ATGACCATGACCCGCCTCGACGTCAAAAAAACCTACAAGCTTTGCGTGGGCGGAAAATTCATCCGCAGCGAAAGCGGCAAGTCGCTGCCCGCCACCTCGGCGAACGGCGCGTTTCTCGACAATTACGCCTGGGCGTCGCGGAAGGATTTGCGCGATGCCGTGGGGGCCGCGCGCGCCGCGCACGAGGGCTGGGCCAAGTCGAGTGCGTATCTCAAGGGCCAGATTCTCTATCGCGCGGCCGAAATGATGCAGGGCCGCACGGCGGAGCTGGTTCACGAGCTGTCCCGCGCGCTGAATGTCCCGCACGAGGTTTCCGCCCGCGAGGTCACGGCCACGATTGACCGCCTGGTGCATTTCGCCGGCTGGACGGACAAATACCAGCAGGTCTTCGGCAGCGTGAATCCGGTGGCGACGTCGCATTTCAATTTCACCACGCCCGAGCCCACGGGCGTCGTGGCCGTGCTCGCGCCGGATGAACCCGCGCTGCTCGGGCTGGTTTCGGCGGTGGCGCCGGTGATTCTCAGCGGCAACACCGCCGTCGTGCTCGCGAGCGAAAAGCATCCGCTGCCCGCGCTGACGCTGGCGGAAATCATCGCCACGAGCGATTTGCCGGGCGGCGTAATCAACCTGCTGGCAGGCAAACGCGCCGAACTGGCGCCGCACGTTGCCAGTCACATGGATATCAACGCGGTGGTGGACGCCACGGGCGACGCCGCTTTGGGCGCCACACTGCAAGGCGGCACGGCGCTGAACCTCAAGCGCTACGCGGCCCGCGCACTCGCGCCTGAGGAATGGTTCACGGCCCGGGCCGAGGATCCGTATTGGATTCTCGACACGGTCGAAATGAAGACTGCGTGGCATCCCATCGGCATCTGA
- the deoC gene encoding deoxyribose-phosphate aldolase produces MNPNLTPAELARHIELTPLRADLTARQLDQLCAEAREHAFAAVCVNTSRLELARHRLEESTVKVAALVAFPLGAMDADVKRYETEMAVDFGAQEIDVALNLGRFKDGDDPYVLRELRDIVEAADERPVKVIVEAGLLTPAERDRLCPLVLDAGVEFIKTTSGFGAGGTTVEIVSFFRGALGEKFGIVANCAAGDFATAAALLAAGATRIGIASGLKIVPPTPAAQ; encoded by the coding sequence ATGAATCCGAACCTGACTCCCGCTGAACTTGCCCGGCACATCGAACTCACGCCGTTGCGCGCGGATCTGACGGCCCGGCAGCTCGACCAGCTCTGCGCCGAAGCGCGCGAACATGCCTTTGCCGCGGTGTGCGTGAACACGTCGCGCCTCGAACTCGCCCGGCATCGGCTCGAAGAATCCACCGTTAAAGTCGCGGCGCTGGTGGCGTTTCCGCTCGGCGCGATGGACGCCGACGTCAAGCGTTACGAGACGGAAATGGCGGTGGATTTCGGCGCGCAGGAAATTGACGTGGCGCTGAACCTCGGCCGTTTCAAGGACGGTGATGACCCATACGTCCTGCGCGAACTTCGCGACATCGTCGAGGCGGCCGATGAACGCCCGGTCAAAGTCATCGTCGAGGCCGGCCTGCTGACGCCCGCGGAACGTGACCGGCTGTGCCCGCTCGTCCTCGACGCGGGCGTGGAATTCATCAAAACCACCAGCGGCTTTGGTGCAGGCGGCACAACGGTGGAGATCGTGAGCTTCTTTCGCGGTGCGCTCGGAGAAAAGTTCGGCATCGTGGCGAACTGTGCCGCCGGCGACTTTGCCACCGCGGCGGCCTTGCTTGCGGCCGGCGCGACGCGGATTGGCATCGCTTCGGGATTGAAGATCGTCCCGCCGACGCCCGCCGCTCAATAA
- a CDS encoding cellulase family glycosylhydrolase, with protein sequence MNRRLSLLIVPLLLNAAAGAAQPHPALPAATVPEGLGVNIHFTDPRPGEMEMLADAGFRWVRMDFSWAATERERDHYDFAAYDRLLTALDQHKLRALFILDYGNPLYETGGEVRTEAGRTAFARWAAAAARHFAGHGILWEIWNEPNGGFWKPHANVEEYTALALATSHAIRTAAPREAIIGPATSGVDLPFLEACFRAGLLQWWDAVSVHPYRQSAPESATADYHRLRQLIQHYAPAGKAIPILSGEWGYSAAWAHFGADQQGKMLPRQWLNNLAQHIPLSIWYDWHDDGTNPHDPEHHFGTVRFPYRANPAPVYEPKPAYLAAQTLTQVLRGYEFKRRLALGNPDDFALLFAQGDALRLAVWTTSATSHPVTLPATNGSFTRVQHTGAKAPALTATNGFLQFTIADAPQYLIADGPNSALAAAPAARALRAYLAPVDADWLAVQIEKLDDAPFAGLVRLLVGPAGDPAGASQPVVFKADDAEKHLAFRVHANSAGEITAGARLEDAGVTLFEQPVRRFRFSPETLLTGSRIVPDGDAQVASQPTLAVTNAPQPLDGRTPATWRITYACDDGWKFFRVVPTGETGRVIPGEPRAFGFWICGDGGGASPRLRVVDVAGQTWQATGDTIHWQGWRHVEMALTPAAAHWGGANDGRIHFPVRWDSVFLLDNISRHKTAGEIYVTAPVVIY encoded by the coding sequence ATGAACCGCCGCCTGTCCCTGCTCATCGTGCCGCTGCTGCTCAACGCGGCCGCCGGCGCCGCCCAGCCGCACCCTGCCCTGCCCGCGGCCACGGTGCCGGAAGGTTTGGGCGTCAACATCCACTTCACCGATCCGCGGCCCGGCGAAATGGAAATGCTCGCCGATGCCGGCTTTCGCTGGGTGCGGATGGATTTCAGCTGGGCTGCCACGGAACGCGAACGCGACCACTACGATTTTGCCGCCTACGACCGGCTGCTCACCGCGTTGGACCAGCACAAGCTGCGTGCGCTGTTCATCCTCGATTATGGCAACCCGCTCTACGAAACCGGCGGCGAAGTGCGCACCGAGGCCGGCCGCACCGCCTTCGCACGTTGGGCCGCCGCAGCCGCCAGACACTTCGCCGGGCACGGCATCCTCTGGGAAATTTGGAACGAACCGAACGGCGGCTTCTGGAAACCGCACGCGAACGTCGAAGAATACACCGCGCTGGCGCTGGCGACGTCGCACGCCATCCGGACCGCCGCACCAAGGGAGGCCATTATCGGCCCCGCCACGTCCGGGGTGGACCTGCCCTTTCTCGAAGCGTGCTTTCGCGCCGGACTGCTCCAATGGTGGGATGCCGTGTCGGTGCATCCCTACCGCCAGTCGGCGCCAGAGAGCGCCACGGCCGATTACCACCGCCTGCGCCAACTCATCCAGCATTACGCGCCGGCGGGCAAGGCGATTCCCATTCTCTCGGGCGAATGGGGTTACTCCGCCGCCTGGGCTCATTTTGGCGCCGACCAGCAGGGCAAAATGCTCCCGCGCCAATGGCTCAACAATCTCGCCCAGCACATTCCGCTTTCGATCTGGTATGACTGGCACGACGACGGCACGAACCCGCACGATCCGGAACATCACTTCGGAACCGTCCGCTTTCCCTACCGCGCGAACCCCGCGCCGGTGTATGAACCCAAACCGGCTTATCTCGCGGCGCAAACCCTGACGCAGGTGTTGCGGGGCTATGAATTCAAGAGACGGCTCGCGCTCGGCAATCCCGATGATTTCGCGCTGCTGTTTGCCCAAGGTGACGCACTGCGACTGGCGGTCTGGACCACATCGGCCACATCGCACCCCGTCACGCTGCCGGCGACCAATGGCTCCTTCACGCGGGTTCAACATACCGGAGCCAAGGCACCTGCGCTCACCGCCACCAACGGTTTCCTGCAATTCACCATTGCGGATGCACCGCAATATCTCATCGCCGACGGCCCGAACTCCGCACTGGCCGCCGCCCCGGCGGCGCGGGCGCTGCGGGCATACCTGGCTCCGGTGGACGCCGATTGGCTCGCCGTGCAAATTGAAAAACTGGATGACGCCCCCTTCGCCGGGCTGGTGAGATTACTGGTCGGACCGGCGGGCGACCCGGCAGGCGCCAGCCAGCCGGTGGTTTTCAAAGCGGACGATGCGGAAAAGCATCTCGCCTTTCGCGTCCACGCGAACAGCGCCGGTGAAATCACGGCGGGCGCCCGTCTCGAAGACGCCGGCGTTACGCTGTTCGAACAACCCGTCCGGCGTTTTCGCTTTTCACCGGAAACCCTTTTGACGGGCAGCCGCATCGTCCCCGACGGCGATGCCCAGGTCGCTTCGCAGCCGACGCTCGCCGTCACCAACGCGCCACAACCGCTGGACGGGCGCACGCCCGCGACGTGGCGCATCACCTACGCCTGTGACGACGGGTGGAAGTTTTTTCGCGTTGTCCCAACCGGAGAAACCGGGCGCGTCATCCCCGGCGAACCGCGCGCGTTTGGGTTCTGGATTTGCGGCGACGGCGGCGGGGCAAGCCCGCGTTTGCGCGTCGTGGACGTTGCTGGACAGACGTGGCAGGCAACCGGCGACACCATCCACTGGCAAGGCTGGCGTCACGTGGAGATGGCCCTCACGCCCGCCGCGGCGCATTGGGGCGGCGCCAACGACGGCCGGATTCATTTTCCCGTCCGGTGGGATTCCGTGTTCCTCCTCGACAACATCAGCCGGCATAAAACCGCCGGTGAAATCTACGTGACCGCGCCGGTGGTGATTTATTGA
- a CDS encoding mechanosensitive ion channel family protein: MTNELAVLQQAKEKIVQMSIEFGPKVVTAILILVAGFFVARWVVGVVSRWLSRLEMEPPVRDLLLRVLWVVVMGLFAVMALQNLGVQLLPLIAGLGVAGAGIALAMQGVLGNLAAGLTIIFTKPFRVGEYVSIVGVEGRVEAIQLFSTKLSHTDLSLVVIPNRKIVGEIMHNYGRIRQLNVTVGVAYNTDLNAALAVVADVLQQNPRVLKEPAPVIRVVTLADSSINIQVGPWVNVPDYIAAGGEVNKAIVEAFRMRSIAIPFPQREVRLLNPAA, encoded by the coding sequence ATGACCAATGAACTAGCCGTGCTGCAACAGGCCAAGGAGAAGATTGTTCAGATGAGCATCGAGTTTGGGCCGAAGGTCGTTACGGCCATCCTCATTCTCGTGGCGGGCTTTTTTGTGGCGCGCTGGGTGGTTGGCGTCGTGAGCCGGTGGTTGAGCAGACTCGAAATGGAACCACCGGTGCGCGACCTGCTCCTGCGGGTGCTGTGGGTGGTTGTGATGGGATTGTTCGCCGTCATGGCATTGCAGAATCTCGGCGTCCAACTGCTGCCGCTCATTGCCGGACTCGGCGTCGCCGGGGCGGGCATCGCGCTGGCCATGCAAGGCGTGCTCGGCAACCTGGCCGCCGGGCTGACCATCATTTTCACCAAGCCGTTCCGCGTCGGCGAATACGTTTCGATTGTGGGCGTCGAGGGACGCGTCGAGGCGATTCAACTTTTTTCGACCAAGCTCAGTCACACGGACCTGTCGCTGGTGGTGATTCCCAACCGCAAGATCGTGGGCGAGATCATGCACAACTACGGCAGGATCCGGCAGCTCAACGTGACCGTGGGCGTGGCTTACAACACCGACCTCAACGCGGCGCTCGCCGTCGTGGCCGATGTGCTGCAACAGAACCCGCGCGTGCTCAAGGAACCGGCGCCCGTGATCCGCGTCGTGACCCTTGCCGACTCATCGATCAACATCCAGGTTGGTCCGTGGGTGAATGTGCCGGATTACATTGCCGCCGGGGGCGAGGTGAACAAGGCCATCGTCGAGGCATTCCGGATGCGCAGCATCGCGATTCCCTTCCCGCAACGCGAAGTGCGGCTGTTGAATCCGGCCGCCTGA
- the thiE gene encoding thiamine phosphate synthase, which yields MKPLADCRLYTFVDTAYLHGRDPAGVAQQLCDGGSDVIQLRAKNAPPADVRRIAGAIHSITQRAGVWFVVNDHLDVAREVGAEICHLGQEDFFDTGHRHVDEIRGPQSTTRIGLSTHAPVQCERAVAAGADYVAIGPVYPTGTKPTAKPVTLHYVRWAARHVNIPWFAIGGINLSTLDAVLAAGARRVCVVSAILNAPDIAAECRKFRARMGDT from the coding sequence ATGAAACCGCTTGCCGACTGCCGGCTTTACACGTTTGTGGACACGGCCTACCTGCACGGGCGCGATCCGGCAGGGGTGGCGCAGCAGCTGTGCGACGGCGGCTCGGACGTCATCCAGTTGCGCGCCAAGAATGCGCCGCCCGCAGATGTGCGCCGCATAGCCGGAGCCATTCATTCCATCACGCAACGGGCCGGCGTCTGGTTCGTCGTGAATGATCACCTCGACGTGGCGCGTGAAGTCGGGGCGGAGATTTGTCATCTGGGGCAGGAGGATTTTTTCGACACGGGGCACCGGCATGTGGATGAAATCCGGGGTCCGCAATCCACAACCCGGATTGGGCTTTCGACGCACGCCCCGGTGCAATGTGAACGCGCCGTGGCCGCGGGCGCGGATTACGTGGCCATCGGTCCGGTGTATCCGACGGGAACCAAACCCACCGCCAAACCGGTGACGCTCCATTACGTGCGCTGGGCGGCTCGGCATGTGAACATTCCGTGGTTCGCCATTGGCGGCATCAATCTCAGCACTCTGGATGCCGTGCTGGCGGCGGGGGCGCGGCGCGTTTGTGTGGTCTCGGCGATTCTCAACGCACCAGATATTGCGGCGGAGTGCCGGAAGTTTCGGGCGAGGATGGGCGACACATGA
- a CDS encoding PfkB family carbohydrate kinase, whose protein sequence is MSVLIVGSTALDSIKTPKASNPRLLGGSASHAAVAASFFSDVSLVGVVGEDFPRKYTTLYKRHGLDLAGLQVKPGKTFHWAGEYELNMNRRRTLATELGVFETFSPDLPDEYRTAPFVLLANIAPALQHHVLNQMRRPRFIAADTMDLWLNIALSDLLRLLKRVDLFVLNDSEAQQLVKEDNVVAALPKLHKLGPKYVIIKKGEHGSILSGPGGLFIAPAYPLKKVVDPTGAGDSFVGGLMGYLAGSKGPIETNLRRAMVYGSVTASFCCEGFGLTRTTRTTRADIEKRVKELVRLASV, encoded by the coding sequence ATGAGCGTATTGATTGTTGGTTCGACGGCCCTGGATTCGATCAAAACCCCGAAGGCATCCAATCCACGGCTGCTGGGCGGCTCCGCCAGCCACGCGGCGGTGGCGGCGAGCTTTTTCAGCGACGTCAGTCTGGTGGGCGTGGTGGGCGAGGATTTTCCCCGCAAATACACGACGCTCTACAAGCGACACGGCCTGGACCTGGCGGGTTTGCAGGTGAAACCCGGCAAGACGTTTCACTGGGCGGGCGAATACGAGCTGAACATGAACCGGCGGCGGACGCTGGCCACGGAGCTGGGCGTTTTTGAAACCTTTTCGCCCGACCTGCCGGACGAATACCGCACCGCGCCGTTTGTGCTGCTCGCGAACATCGCGCCGGCCCTGCAACATCATGTGCTCAACCAAATGCGCCGTCCGCGATTCATCGCCGCGGACACGATGGATCTCTGGCTGAACATCGCGCTGTCGGACCTGCTGCGGCTGCTCAAGCGGGTGGACCTGTTCGTCCTGAACGACAGCGAGGCCCAGCAGCTGGTGAAGGAGGACAATGTCGTGGCGGCGTTGCCGAAATTGCACAAGCTCGGGCCGAAATACGTCATCATCAAAAAAGGCGAGCACGGCTCGATTCTCTCCGGGCCCGGCGGCCTCTTCATTGCCCCGGCCTATCCGCTGAAGAAAGTGGTGGATCCCACCGGGGCGGGGGACTCGTTTGTCGGGGGCTTGATGGGCTATCTGGCCGGCTCCAAGGGGCCGATCGAAACAAACCTGCGGCGCGCCATGGTTTATGGCAGCGTCACCGCCTCGTTCTGCTGCGAAGGGTTCGGGCTGACGCGGACCACGCGCACGACGCGGGCAGACATCGAGAAGCGGGTGAAGGAGCTGGTCCGCCTGGCGAGCGTCTGA
- the rnc gene encoding ribonuclease III: MSDLSALQTRLGYTFRSVELLALALTHPSVAHEAGSHIQTNQRLEFLGDAVLQLILTHSLYEKFPNYGEGPLTKARATLVNRRQLAQHGRALGLHEHIRLSRGEEQTGGRHRASAMADAFEAVVGALFLDGGIEAARAFVLAEFAAYVSDLASLPVIDNPKGELQELLQATSAEAPQYQLVSASGPDHDRVFECTVLHGGRELARGTGKSKKEAESAAALTAFRLLVAQQKSGGAAA, translated from the coding sequence ATGTCTGATCTGAGCGCACTCCAGACCCGGCTCGGCTACACGTTTCGGAGCGTGGAATTGCTCGCCCTGGCGCTCACCCATCCCAGCGTCGCGCACGAAGCCGGTTCGCATATTCAGACCAACCAACGGCTGGAGTTTTTGGGCGACGCGGTGTTGCAGCTTATTCTGACCCACTCGCTCTACGAGAAATTTCCGAATTACGGCGAAGGCCCGCTTACCAAGGCCCGCGCCACCCTGGTCAACCGCCGCCAGCTGGCCCAACACGGCCGCGCCCTCGGCCTGCATGAGCACATCCGGTTGAGCCGCGGCGAGGAGCAAACGGGCGGACGCCACCGGGCCTCGGCCATGGCCGACGCCTTCGAGGCCGTCGTGGGCGCCCTGTTTCTGGATGGCGGGATTGAAGCCGCCCGCGCCTTTGTGCTGGCCGAGTTTGCGGCCTACGTGTCGGATCTCGCGTCGCTGCCGGTCATCGACAACCCGAAGGGCGAGTTGCAAGAACTCCTGCAAGCCACGTCCGCCGAGGCGCCGCAATACCAGCTCGTCTCCGCCAGCGGACCCGATCACGACCGCGTCTTTGAATGCACCGTGCTGCACGGCGGCCGGGAACTGGCCCGTGGCACGGGCAAGAGCAAGAAGGAAGCGGAGAGCGCCGCCGCCCTGACAGCGTTTCGCCTGCTGGTCGCACAGCAAAAATCAGGCGGCGCCGCCGCTTGA
- a CDS encoding type VI secretion system tube protein Hcp: MAGLLSGLATATVPHAARADWAGFLQLDRVTGEASETNHTGWIDGIQITSSGLHATNSPLSGAARAEQWPLQLIKFLDASSITLATNCAAGTRIKYGVLDLANTNGTGASLLRLNLTNLLVTQISEQGAGGGNRRPIEQVSLLTEVTSWRYVQVRPGSGLPREYFNGFWNFASNSGGSQNLPAVFAVTGIRKTTGVELSWNAVAGEKYRLYAATSLTAPFAIVTDVTAANTGPLAYTMPATYPALFFTVEQLP; the protein is encoded by the coding sequence ATGGCAGGGCTGCTGTCGGGGCTGGCCACAGCGACCGTGCCCCACGCTGCCCGTGCGGATTGGGCGGGCTTCCTGCAACTGGACCGCGTGACGGGCGAGGCGTCGGAGACAAATCATACCGGCTGGATTGACGGCATCCAGATCACCTCCTCGGGCCTCCACGCCACGAATTCGCCGTTGAGCGGAGCCGCCCGGGCCGAACAGTGGCCGCTGCAACTCATAAAATTCCTGGATGCGTCCTCGATCACGCTGGCCACGAATTGCGCCGCCGGCACCCGGATCAAGTATGGGGTTCTCGATCTGGCGAACACCAACGGCACCGGCGCCAGCCTGTTGCGTTTGAACCTGACCAACCTGCTCGTCACCCAAATCAGCGAACAGGGCGCCGGAGGCGGGAACCGCCGGCCGATTGAGCAGGTGTCGCTGCTCACCGAGGTCACAAGCTGGCGCTACGTGCAGGTCCGGCCGGGCAGTGGTTTGCCGCGGGAGTATTTCAACGGCTTCTGGAATTTCGCCAGCAACAGCGGCGGCAGCCAGAATCTGCCGGCCGTGTTCGCGGTGACCGGCATTCGCAAAACGACTGGCGTGGAACTGTCGTGGAACGCCGTGGCCGGCGAGAAATACAGGCTCTACGCCGCCACCAGCCTCACGGCGCCCTTTGCCATCGTCACCGACGTGACGGCCGCGAACACCGGTCCGCTGGCCTACACGATGCCGGCCACGTATCCAGCGTTGTTCTTCACGGTGGAGCAACTGCCTTGA
- a CDS encoding type VI secretion system tube protein Hcp — protein sequence MKTISFRHALLVAVAGLLLTVSRSQAAYDAFLKISGITGESTDPAHTNEIPVLSFSFGMSNPATIGSGGAGGISAGKVSFSDLNIMKTVDAASVPLALACAQGTHFSTVTLTLRDQSGGQVEFYKVKLTEALITSVQTSGSAGGDNRPTESISIAFQKIEWTYQRVSNGQAVGAPVIGSFDQATGTVN from the coding sequence ATGAAGACCATTTCATTTCGGCATGCGCTGCTCGTGGCCGTGGCGGGACTGTTGCTGACCGTCAGCCGGTCCCAGGCCGCCTACGACGCGTTTCTGAAAATTTCGGGCATCACGGGCGAATCCACGGACCCGGCACACACCAATGAAATCCCTGTGTTGAGTTTTTCGTTTGGCATGTCCAATCCGGCGACCATCGGCAGCGGCGGCGCGGGCGGCATCTCCGCGGGCAAGGTCAGCTTTTCCGACCTGAACATCATGAAGACCGTGGACGCGGCCTCGGTCCCGCTCGCACTCGCCTGTGCCCAAGGCACCCATTTCTCCACCGTGACGTTGACCTTGCGGGATCAATCGGGAGGACAGGTGGAATTCTACAAGGTCAAGCTCACCGAGGCGCTCATCACCAGCGTGCAAACCAGTGGTTCGGCCGGCGGCGACAACCGGCCCACCGAAAGCATCTCGATCGCCTTCCAGAAGATCGAATGGACTTACCAGCGCGTCAGCAACGGACAGGCCGTCGGTGCGCCCGTGATTGGCTCCTTCGATCAGGCCACAGGCACGGTCAATTAA